The Kiritimatiellaceae bacterium genome includes the window CGGCGGCGAAAAACTTGAAGGCGCAATGGACGCTTTCCCGATCAAACTGACCGGCAAAGTCTGCCTGGATGTCGGCTCCTCCACTGGCGGCTTCACCGACTGCATGCTCCAGCACGGCGCAACCAAGGTTTACGCCATCGACGTCGGCAAAGGCCAACTGCACTGGAAACTGCGCGAAGACCCGCGCGTCATCGTCATGGAGGGCGTGAATGCCCGCCACCTGACACCAACCGACCTGCCGGAGCTGGCCGACTTCGCCTCGATTGACACGTCCTTTATTTCACTGACCAACATACTGCCCGCCGTTAAAGGGCTGCTGAAATCCGGCGGAGAAATCGTCTCGCTGATCAAGCCGCAGTTCGAAGCCGGCAAAGAAGATGTGGATAAAGGACGCGGCGTCATCACCGATCCGGCAATTCACGAAGCCGTAATTGCCAAAGTCCGGAAGTTTGGA containing:
- a CDS encoding TlyA family RNA methyltransferase, whose translation is MKKIRLDQLLVEKGLAESREKAKRLILAGQVLVGGQPASKPGHAILPDHEIVLKETERFVSRGGEKLEGAMDAFPIKLTGKVCLDVGSSTGGFTDCMLQHGATKVYAIDVGKGQLHWKLREDPRVIVMEGVNARHLTPTDLPELADFASIDTSFISLTNILPAVKGLLKSGGEIVSLIKPQFEAGKEDVDKGRGVITDPAIHEAVIAKVRKFGTDDLKLEWLGLSTSPLKGPKGNIEFLAYWRK